A DNA window from Caulobacter mirabilis contains the following coding sequences:
- a CDS encoding TonB-dependent receptor — protein MKRYLLSAAAGALLVGTSSVALAEEAPSEVDAVVVTAQKREQAAQDVGVALTVLSGDDLAQRGVATVNQLQNSVPSLEITPQFGSGNPGFRLRGVGFDDYASNNTATVGVYVDEVAYPIQAQTQGLLFDIARVEVLRGPQGTLYGRNTTGGAINFVTNAPTRERRAGATAQFDSHDGFKAEGYVAGPISDALRFRVAGVVDQGGAWQKNRATGESLGDRDIVALRGQLVWEATDKLDVTLSAHGGYDRSEPNGLYLFGPLTYNGALPAVPADRDRTHTGWGGSSAFAQLTGIGVGQKPFRDNESWGVGLKANYDFDVATLTSITSYETLRRREFNDWDASQHAYAGTYFDTDAKVFSQEVRLASNGEGRLHWLVGAYYSHEKLDEAFYSDFFQSLGFDTATTYEQKARSASVFGQLEYALTDKLTLIAGLRGEDEKREQGDYVTAGVTAPGAPPVDFSPPADKSLKNRSVSGKLGLEYRPSDDLLVYASLSKGTKSGGFTAYNVPNASAVGAFKPETLWAYELGFKSEFADGTVQLNGAVFYYDYRDQQVQSAIWNPLTGPIGAIVNAQKSHIYGGELELNWRPLPGLRISQSLGYKTGEFDEYNNDLDIAASVAANAPRYINRSGAKVGFAPLSYGGQVAYSWSVGGFEVEAETNYAFHDEVKPLLLGPRYNVDSYWIANASITLSPAKGPWSVSLFARNLLDEKYDLTRNFFLPGIDIAASGEPRVWGVRGSLKY, from the coding sequence ATGAAACGTTATCTGTTGAGCGCGGCGGCCGGTGCGCTGCTCGTCGGGACGAGCTCGGTCGCGCTGGCCGAAGAGGCGCCGTCCGAGGTCGACGCCGTCGTGGTCACCGCCCAGAAGCGCGAGCAGGCGGCGCAGGACGTCGGCGTGGCGCTGACCGTGCTGTCGGGCGACGATCTGGCGCAGCGCGGCGTGGCCACCGTCAACCAGCTGCAGAACAGCGTGCCCAGCCTGGAGATCACGCCGCAGTTCGGCAGCGGCAATCCGGGCTTCCGCCTGCGCGGGGTCGGCTTCGACGACTACGCCTCGAACAACACCGCCACGGTCGGCGTCTATGTCGATGAAGTGGCCTATCCGATCCAGGCCCAGACCCAGGGCCTGCTGTTCGACATCGCCCGGGTCGAGGTGCTGCGCGGGCCGCAGGGCACGCTCTACGGTCGTAACACTACGGGCGGGGCGATCAACTTCGTCACCAACGCCCCCACGCGCGAACGCCGCGCCGGCGCGACCGCCCAGTTCGACAGCCACGACGGCTTCAAGGCCGAGGGTTACGTCGCCGGACCGATCTCCGACGCCCTCCGCTTCCGCGTCGCCGGCGTGGTCGACCAGGGCGGCGCCTGGCAGAAGAACCGGGCCACCGGGGAGTCGCTGGGCGATCGCGACATCGTCGCCCTGCGCGGCCAGTTGGTCTGGGAGGCGACCGACAAGCTCGACGTGACGCTGTCGGCGCACGGCGGCTACGACCGGTCCGAGCCCAACGGCCTCTACCTGTTCGGCCCGCTGACCTACAACGGGGCGCTGCCCGCGGTTCCGGCGGACAGGGACCGGACGCACACCGGCTGGGGCGGTTCGAGCGCCTTCGCCCAGCTGACCGGCATCGGCGTCGGCCAGAAGCCGTTCCGCGACAACGAGAGCTGGGGCGTCGGCCTGAAGGCCAACTACGACTTCGACGTCGCCACCCTGACCTCGATCACGTCGTACGAGACGCTGCGGCGGCGCGAGTTCAACGACTGGGACGCCTCGCAGCACGCCTATGCGGGGACCTATTTCGACACCGACGCCAAGGTGTTCTCGCAGGAGGTCCGGCTGGCTTCGAACGGCGAAGGGCGGCTGCACTGGCTGGTCGGGGCCTACTATTCGCACGAGAAGCTCGACGAGGCCTTCTACTCGGACTTCTTCCAGTCGCTCGGCTTCGACACCGCCACGACCTATGAGCAGAAGGCCCGCTCGGCGTCGGTCTTCGGCCAGCTCGAGTACGCCCTCACCGACAAGCTGACCCTGATCGCGGGCCTGCGCGGCGAGGACGAGAAGCGGGAGCAGGGCGACTACGTCACCGCCGGGGTCACCGCGCCGGGCGCGCCGCCGGTCGACTTCAGCCCGCCGGCCGACAAGTCGCTCAAGAACCGCAGCGTCTCCGGCAAGCTGGGTCTGGAGTACCGGCCGAGCGACGACCTGCTCGTCTACGCCAGCCTCAGCAAGGGCACCAAGTCCGGCGGCTTCACCGCCTACAACGTGCCGAACGCCTCGGCCGTCGGGGCGTTCAAGCCCGAGACCCTCTGGGCCTACGAGCTCGGCTTCAAGAGCGAATTCGCCGACGGGACGGTCCAGCTGAACGGCGCGGTGTTCTACTACGATTACCGCGACCAGCAGGTGCAGTCGGCGATCTGGAACCCGTTGACCGGGCCGATCGGCGCCATCGTCAACGCCCAGAAATCGCACATCTACGGCGGCGAACTGGAGCTGAACTGGCGTCCGCTGCCGGGCCTCAGGATCAGCCAGTCGCTGGGCTACAAGACCGGCGAGTTCGACGAGTACAACAACGACCTGGATATCGCCGCCAGCGTCGCCGCAAACGCGCCCCGCTACATCAACCGCTCCGGCGCCAAGGTCGGGTTCGCCCCGCTCAGTTATGGCGGTCAGGTCGCCTACAGCTGGTCGGTCGGCGGCTTCGAGGTTGAGGCCGAGACCAACTACGCCTTCCATGACGAGGTGAAGCCGCTGCTGCTTGGGCCGCGCTACAACGTCGACTCCTACTGGATCGCCAACGCCAGCATCACCCTGTCGCCGGCGAAGGGGCCCTGGTCGGTCAGCCTGTTCGCGCGCAATCTCCTCGACGAGAAGTACGACCTGACGCGCAACTTCTTCCTGCCCGGGATCGACATCGCCGCGTCGGGCGAGCCGAGGGTCTGGGGCGTCCGCGGCAGCCTGAAGTACTGA